The Gemmata palustris genome includes a region encoding these proteins:
- a CDS encoding DUF4112 domain-containing protein, which produces MEANAYQVPQRGPQEVPELTTVRILPTPAEQAELTIIRGLAKVMDEAVTLPNTNLKVGLDALLGLLPVVGDVGSAAIGAYILRAATRLGVPSVVIAQMLLNLLIDAVLGMVPIFGDYLDVLYKANVKNVALVERAIENRRTAAASSWLKLIGTFTAFALIVGGGIVGTVFVVKWLWNAM; this is translated from the coding sequence GTGGAAGCGAACGCATATCAAGTACCACAGCGTGGACCCCAAGAAGTACCGGAACTGACAACGGTTCGGATTCTTCCCACGCCGGCAGAGCAGGCCGAACTCACGATCATCCGTGGGTTAGCCAAGGTGATGGACGAAGCGGTCACGCTTCCCAACACGAACCTCAAGGTCGGGTTGGACGCGCTCCTCGGCCTCCTCCCTGTCGTGGGCGACGTGGGTAGCGCGGCGATCGGCGCGTACATTCTCCGCGCCGCGACGCGCCTCGGGGTGCCGTCGGTCGTGATCGCCCAAATGCTGCTCAACCTGCTGATCGACGCGGTGCTCGGGATGGTTCCGATTTTCGGCGACTATCTCGATGTGCTGTACAAAGCGAACGTGAAGAACGTCGCGCTTGTGGAACGGGCCATCGAGAACCGCCGCACGGCCGCGGCATCGAGTTGGCTCAAACTGATCGGCACCTTTACGGCGTTCGCGCTGATCGTGGGCGGGGGGATCGTGGGCACGGTGTTTGTCGTGAAGTGGTTGTGGAACGCAATGTGA
- a CDS encoding sialidase family protein, translating to MFIFEKAPFPSCHASTIVEHEEGKLMAAWFGGKDEGAKDVQIWASTFAGKAWSEPKVVGTEPGQPCWNPVLFKTAKGTLFLWYKAGPKPDNWTGYVRTSTDNGKTWTKPEIMPSTLVGPVRAKPIQLANGTILAGTSWESYRNWTPFVDRSTDEGKTWKRSNPFPVPEKFNQIQPTLFETKDGKLVALMRSSNPRMICRSESADGGATFSPAEETKLANPSAGVDCVKTKEGDVFLIYNPTALLRTPISLARSADDGKTWTRVVDLETEPGEYSYPAIIQSAAGTLEITYTWKRTHIKYHSVDPKKYRN from the coding sequence ATGTTCATTTTCGAGAAAGCCCCCTTCCCGTCCTGCCACGCCTCCACCATCGTGGAGCACGAAGAAGGCAAGCTCATGGCCGCATGGTTCGGCGGCAAGGACGAAGGCGCGAAGGACGTGCAAATCTGGGCCAGCACCTTCGCGGGCAAAGCGTGGAGCGAACCGAAGGTGGTCGGCACCGAGCCGGGGCAACCGTGCTGGAACCCGGTGCTGTTCAAGACCGCGAAGGGGACGCTCTTCCTCTGGTACAAGGCCGGCCCGAAACCGGACAACTGGACCGGGTACGTCCGCACCTCGACGGACAACGGCAAGACGTGGACGAAGCCCGAAATCATGCCCAGCACACTCGTCGGCCCGGTGCGCGCGAAGCCGATTCAACTCGCGAACGGCACGATTCTCGCAGGTACATCGTGGGAGAGTTATCGCAACTGGACGCCGTTCGTGGATCGCTCGACCGACGAGGGCAAAACCTGGAAGCGCTCGAACCCGTTCCCGGTGCCGGAGAAGTTCAACCAGATTCAGCCGACCCTGTTTGAAACCAAAGACGGGAAGCTCGTTGCGTTGATGCGGTCGAGCAACCCGCGCATGATTTGCCGGTCGGAATCCGCGGACGGCGGCGCGACGTTTTCACCCGCCGAGGAAACAAAGCTCGCGAACCCGAGTGCGGGAGTCGACTGCGTGAAGACCAAGGAGGGGGACGTGTTCCTGATTTACAACCCCACCGCTCTCCTCCGCACCCCGATCAGTCTCGCGCGCTCGGCCGACGACGGCAAAACGTGGACCCGGGTCGTGGACCTCGAAACCGAACCGGGCGAATACTCGTACCCTGCCATCATTCAGTCCGCCGCGGGCACGCTGGAGATCACTTACACGTGGAAGCGAACGCATATCAAGTACCACAGCGTGGACCCCAAGAAGTACCGGAACTGA
- a CDS encoding TIGR02996 domain-containing protein: MSDEAAFLAALKANPADDTTRLVYADWLDEHNEPVKAEYLRLVVNLPTLGDDIDLISGKATHANKLGAALPTQWKEAAAARFDLVMLDYSDKIKSIKRIREVFKVQLGSAIAIAHYLPNRVLTWVSIDAAGQLLPKFDDSTMRLAVRPSDRIGNPTPTLFSVVAECYDWKEDGPGGKASAQTDLLTLVSRALNLPESEAAQRLTTRPVVLLDGASLIEAAHLEERSQELTTHLTSCRVTRST; encoded by the coding sequence TTGTCGGACGAAGCCGCGTTTCTGGCCGCGCTGAAGGCGAACCCCGCCGACGATACGACGCGGCTCGTCTACGCCGACTGGCTCGACGAACACAACGAGCCAGTGAAAGCGGAGTATTTGCGACTCGTTGTGAACCTCCCGACGCTTGGTGACGACATTGATTTAATCTCGGGTAAAGCCACCCACGCAAACAAACTCGGAGCCGCATTGCCAACGCAGTGGAAAGAGGCCGCGGCAGCACGGTTCGACCTCGTGATGCTGGACTATTCCGACAAAATCAAATCTATCAAGCGAATTCGCGAGGTATTTAAGGTCCAACTCGGGTCTGCAATCGCAATTGCGCATTACCTTCCGAACCGAGTCTTGACTTGGGTATCGATTGATGCTGCCGGGCAATTGCTTCCCAAATTTGACGACAGCACTATGAGACTCGCAGTCCGTCCGTCAGATCGCATCGGCAATCCAACGCCCACGCTTTTCAGTGTTGTCGCGGAGTGCTACGACTGGAAAGAGGACGGCCCTGGAGGTAAGGCGAGTGCGCAGACGGATCTCTTAACCTTGGTATCTCGTGCCCTCAATCTACCTGAAAGTGAAGCCGCGCAGCGATTGACAACGCGCCCAGTCGTTCTGCTGGACGGAGCCTCGCTCATAGAAGCCGCACATTTGGAAGAGCGGAGCCAAGAACTCACGACTCACCTAACCAGTTGTAGAGTCACTCGGTCTACATAA